One region of Clavibacter michiganensis subsp. tessellarius genomic DNA includes:
- a CDS encoding segregation and condensation protein A — protein MAPSRRGSSPAGAGLAVEDAPRTDPERAFRVSIGNFEGPFDLLLSLIGSHEMDITEVSLSLVTNEFIAHIRGLDGPDDLDEASSFLVVAATLLDLKLVGLLPQGELVDAEDVALLEARDLLFARLLQYRAFKEAASWFQQRLATESTRAFRDVPLEERFRAQVPELVWTTSPADLAAIALLALAPREVPTVGLDHLHAPLVSIREQAAVVVARLRVGVPVTFRELVADAGLTGVVIARFLAVLELYRVAAIEFDQPEALGELTLRWTAESWSDDALASLGAGYDS, from the coding sequence GTGGCGCCGTCGCGTAGGGGCTCGTCCCCGGCCGGCGCCGGCCTCGCGGTGGAGGACGCGCCGCGGACGGATCCCGAGCGCGCGTTCCGTGTCAGCATCGGCAACTTCGAGGGGCCGTTCGACCTGCTGCTGTCGCTCATCGGCAGCCACGAGATGGACATCACCGAGGTGAGCCTGAGCCTCGTGACCAACGAGTTCATCGCGCACATCCGCGGGCTCGACGGACCGGACGACCTCGACGAGGCCAGCTCCTTCCTCGTGGTCGCGGCGACGCTGCTCGACCTCAAGCTGGTGGGGCTCCTGCCGCAGGGGGAGCTGGTGGACGCGGAGGACGTGGCGCTCCTGGAGGCGCGCGACCTGCTGTTCGCGCGCCTGCTGCAGTACCGCGCGTTCAAGGAGGCGGCGAGCTGGTTCCAGCAGCGCCTCGCGACCGAGTCGACGCGCGCCTTCCGCGACGTGCCGCTCGAGGAGCGCTTCCGGGCGCAGGTGCCGGAGCTCGTCTGGACGACCTCGCCCGCCGACCTCGCGGCCATCGCGCTGCTCGCGCTCGCGCCGCGGGAGGTGCCGACCGTGGGACTCGACCACCTGCACGCGCCGCTCGTGAGCATCCGGGAGCAGGCGGCCGTGGTCGTCGCGCGGCTGCGGGTCGGGGTGCCCGTCACCTTCCGCGAGCTCGTGGCGGATGCCGGGCTCACGGGCGTCGTGATCGCGCGCTTCCTCGCGGTGCTCGAGCTGTACCGCGTCGCCGCCATCGAGTTCGACCAGCCCGAGGCGCTCGGCGAGCTGACGCTGCGCTGGACCGCCGAGAGCTGGAGCGACGACGCGCTCGCGAGCCTGGGGGCGGGCTATGACAGCTGA
- the scpB gene encoding SMC-Scp complex subunit ScpB, producing MTAEPGDPADGAAAAPESDAPLDLDRALEALLMVADEPQSVTTLATATSTPVKEVRRAIQRLVDDFDGRTGGVRRGFELREVGGGWRVYVRAEYDTVIRDHVLTQNPTRLSQAALETLAVIAYKQPISRSQVAAIRAVNVDSVVRTLLARGLVTEAFTDGETGAIHYGTTDHLLTQLGINSLDELPPISPLLPDGAEGFHDPLH from the coding sequence ATGACAGCTGAGCCGGGGGATCCCGCTGACGGCGCCGCCGCCGCGCCCGAGTCCGACGCGCCGCTCGACCTCGACCGCGCGCTCGAGGCGCTGCTCATGGTGGCCGACGAGCCGCAGAGCGTGACGACCCTCGCGACCGCGACCTCGACGCCCGTGAAGGAGGTGCGCCGCGCGATCCAGCGACTCGTCGACGACTTCGACGGCCGCACCGGGGGAGTGCGCCGCGGCTTCGAGCTGCGCGAGGTCGGCGGCGGCTGGCGCGTGTACGTGCGGGCCGAGTACGACACGGTGATCCGCGACCACGTGCTCACGCAGAACCCGACGCGCCTCTCGCAGGCGGCGCTCGAGACGCTCGCGGTGATCGCCTACAAGCAGCCGATCAGCCGCAGCCAGGTCGCGGCGATCCGCGCCGTCAACGTCGACTCGGTGGTGCGGACGCTGCTCGCGCGGGGCCTCGTTACGGAGGCCTTCACCGACGGCGAGACCGGCGCGATCCATTACGGTACGACAGACCACCTGCTCACGCAGCTCGGCATCAACTCGCTCGACGAGCTCCCCCCGATCTCCCCGTTGCTCCCCGACGGGGCGGAAGGCTTCCATGACCCCCTCCACTGA
- a CDS encoding acyl-CoA dehydrogenase family protein encodes MTLIDREPRPASGSPTPARSTANASADAHASASASASAHADRPRPAPLGDAPVDRWKGAPRPTTPAAWIARAREVGDILAVDQVERDRAGASPHQEVALLKHAGLVTLLGPAEHGGGGQTWDTAYKVIRAVARGDGSIGQLLGYHYLWAWAVRLVGTDAQIAAVEKLATTGNLLFGGAVNPRDSDLVIREDGDELVYSGQKSFSTGGVVSDLTVLEGVIEGTDTHVFAIVPTDQPGIVFGHDWDSLGQRLTESGSVEIRDVRVPWADAAGFVDRVFQPLVYGTLNVPAIQLVFANFYQGIAEGALETAAAYTRSTTRAWPYGGDDKERATDEWYVLEGYGQLQSKVWASEALLDRVGAEISAVLHAPRERLTERKRGEIAVRVAAAKARIAEDGLEVGTRILELTGARASSAKAGLDIFWRNLRTHTLHDPIPYKRREVGRHLLLGEIPEPTWYT; translated from the coding sequence ATGACCCTGATCGACCGCGAGCCCCGACCCGCATCCGGCTCCCCCACGCCCGCCCGCAGCACCGCGAACGCCAGCGCCGACGCCCACGCCAGCGCCAGCGCCAGCGCCAGCGCCCACGCCGACCGCCCGCGCCCCGCTCCCCTCGGCGACGCCCCCGTCGACCGCTGGAAGGGAGCCCCACGCCCCACGACGCCGGCGGCGTGGATCGCCCGTGCCCGCGAGGTCGGCGACATCCTCGCCGTCGACCAGGTCGAGCGCGATCGCGCCGGCGCGAGCCCGCACCAGGAGGTCGCGCTGCTCAAGCACGCCGGCCTCGTCACGCTGCTCGGCCCTGCGGAGCACGGCGGCGGCGGGCAGACGTGGGACACCGCGTACAAGGTGATCCGCGCGGTCGCCCGCGGCGACGGATCCATCGGCCAGCTCCTCGGCTACCACTACCTCTGGGCGTGGGCCGTGCGGCTCGTCGGCACGGACGCGCAGATCGCGGCCGTCGAGAAGCTCGCGACCACCGGGAACCTCCTCTTCGGCGGCGCCGTGAACCCGCGCGACTCCGACCTCGTCATCCGCGAGGACGGCGACGAGCTCGTCTACTCGGGCCAGAAGTCCTTCTCTACGGGCGGCGTCGTCTCCGACCTCACGGTGCTCGAGGGCGTGATCGAGGGCACCGATACCCACGTCTTCGCGATCGTGCCGACCGACCAGCCGGGCATCGTCTTCGGCCACGACTGGGACAGCCTCGGGCAGCGGCTCACGGAGTCGGGCTCTGTCGAGATCCGCGACGTGCGGGTGCCGTGGGCGGATGCGGCGGGCTTCGTCGACAGGGTGTTCCAGCCGCTCGTCTACGGAACGCTCAACGTGCCGGCCATCCAGCTGGTGTTCGCGAACTTCTACCAGGGCATCGCCGAGGGCGCGCTCGAGACGGCCGCGGCCTACACGCGGAGCACCACGCGCGCCTGGCCCTACGGCGGCGACGACAAGGAGCGCGCGACCGACGAGTGGTACGTCCTCGAGGGCTACGGCCAGCTGCAGTCGAAGGTGTGGGCGTCGGAGGCGCTGCTCGATCGGGTGGGCGCCGAGATCAGCGCCGTGCTGCACGCGCCGCGCGAGAGGCTGACGGAGCGGAAGCGCGGGGAGATCGCCGTGCGGGTCGCCGCGGCCAAGGCGCGCATCGCGGAGGACGGGCTGGAGGTCGGCACGCGCATCCTCGAGCTCACGGGCGCCCGCGCCTCCTCGGCGAAGGCCGGGCTCGACATCTTCTGGCGGAACCTGCGCACGCACACGCTGCACGACCCGATCCCCTACAAGCGCCGCGAGGTGGGCCGGCACCTGCTGCTCGGCGAGATCCCGGAGCCGACCTGGTACACGTGA
- a CDS encoding pseudouridine synthase codes for MTPSTENEHAWNPDEPVQGIRLQKVMAAAGVASRRVCEDMIAAGRVTVNGEVVTEPGRRIDPDVDEVAVDDQAVQLDTSKRYLMLNKPVGIYSSLRDERGRPDLREFTEEFEERLFNVGRLDAETSGLLILTNDGDLAHVLAHPSFGVLKTYIAKVTGRVTPQTIQRLTQGVDLEDGPIQADRARILSGGGDQTLVEITLHSGRNRIVRRMLDEVGHPVEELVRRQFGPLHLGSLGVGRVRDLTSDELGQLLTISREARAQAGPATPQGAGAAAEAQGDVDREDGE; via the coding sequence ATGACCCCCTCCACTGAGAACGAGCACGCCTGGAACCCGGACGAGCCGGTGCAGGGCATCCGCCTGCAGAAGGTGATGGCCGCCGCCGGCGTCGCCAGCCGCCGCGTCTGCGAGGACATGATCGCCGCGGGCCGCGTCACCGTGAACGGCGAGGTCGTCACCGAGCCCGGCCGCCGCATCGACCCCGACGTCGACGAGGTCGCGGTCGACGACCAGGCCGTGCAGCTCGACACCTCCAAGCGCTACCTGATGCTCAACAAGCCCGTCGGCATCTACTCCTCGCTCCGCGACGAGCGCGGCCGCCCCGACCTCCGCGAGTTCACCGAGGAGTTCGAGGAGCGCCTGTTCAACGTCGGCCGCCTCGACGCGGAGACGAGCGGGCTCCTCATCCTCACCAACGACGGCGACCTCGCGCACGTGCTCGCGCACCCGTCCTTCGGCGTGCTGAAGACGTACATCGCCAAGGTCACCGGCCGCGTCACGCCGCAGACGATCCAGCGGCTCACGCAGGGCGTGGACCTCGAGGACGGGCCGATCCAGGCGGACCGCGCGCGCATCCTCTCGGGCGGCGGCGACCAGACGCTCGTGGAGATCACGCTGCACTCGGGCCGCAACCGCATCGTGCGCCGCATGCTCGACGAGGTCGGCCACCCGGTGGAGGAGCTCGTGCGCCGCCAGTTCGGGCCGCTGCACCTCGGATCCCTCGGGGTCGGCCGCGTGCGCGACCTCACCTCCGACGAGCTCGGCCAGCTCCTCACCATCTCGCGCGAGGCCCGCGCGCAGGCCGGACCCGCGACCCCGCAGGGCGCCGGCGCGGCGGCCGAGGCGCAGGGGGACGTCGACCGCGAGGACGGCGAGTGA
- the cmk gene encoding (d)CMP kinase, whose product MTGDAVDAPETTAPDPLEDALLVDATLNRTVVAVDGPAGSGKSSVSRAAARALGFDYQDTGAAYRALSWFALESGVDTEDPATVTSLIEGFDYDIGIDPSETRVSVRGTDVTEAIREPRVSAVVSHVARVPEVRHYMVELFRSLMASSDKPGIVVEGRDITTVVAPDAQVRILLTASPEARMRRRSAETTNQSAAAVGESLASRDRADSQVVDFMNAADGVTTIDSTDIDFDQTVQAVVDLVHARTD is encoded by the coding sequence ATGACCGGAGACGCCGTGGACGCACCCGAGACGACCGCACCCGACCCGCTCGAGGACGCCCTCCTCGTCGACGCCACGCTCAACCGCACGGTCGTCGCCGTCGACGGCCCCGCCGGCAGCGGCAAGTCGAGCGTGAGCCGCGCCGCCGCGCGCGCCCTCGGCTTCGACTACCAGGACACGGGCGCCGCGTACCGCGCGCTCAGCTGGTTCGCGCTGGAGAGCGGCGTCGACACCGAGGACCCCGCGACCGTCACGAGCCTCATCGAGGGCTTCGACTACGACATCGGCATCGACCCGTCCGAGACGCGCGTGAGCGTGCGCGGCACCGACGTCACCGAGGCGATCCGCGAGCCGCGCGTCTCCGCCGTGGTCAGCCACGTGGCGCGCGTGCCCGAGGTGCGGCACTACATGGTGGAGCTGTTCCGCTCGCTCATGGCGTCGAGCGACAAGCCCGGCATCGTGGTCGAGGGGCGCGACATCACCACCGTCGTCGCGCCGGACGCCCAGGTGCGCATTCTCCTCACGGCCTCCCCGGAAGCTAGGATGAGGAGGCGTTCCGCGGAGACGACGAATCAGTCGGCCGCCGCGGTCGGCGAATCACTCGCCTCCCGGGATCGGGCCGACTCGCAGGTCGTCGATTTCATGAACGCCGCAGATGGTGTGACCACCATCGACTCCACGGACATCGACTTCGACCAGACCGTCCAGGCGGTGGTCGATCTCGTTCACGCACGAACAGATTGA
- the der gene encoding ribosome biogenesis GTPase Der, whose product MADHDDDFPELDSGLHERLSSIDEDLAAQRAQTLRAGLEDYELEDEDLEVLETATDDPDQVTYLPALPVLAVVGRPNVGKSALINRILGRREAVVEDTPGVTRDRVSYKAEHAGRWFTLVDTGGWEPDAKGINASVAMQAEIAMDLADAVLFVVDANVGATSTDEHVVRLLRKTNKPVLLAANKVDDVRQEPNAAVLWSLGLGEPHPVSALHGRGVADLLDLVLKTLPLVSKVAKEEVGGPRRVAILGRPNVGKSSLLNKAAGEERVVVNELAGTTRDPVDEQVEIAGKVWRFVDTAGIRRRMHLAQGADFYASLRTSAALEKAEVAVVMIDVSEVISEQDIRIIELVLESGRALVLAFNKWDLLDDERRRYLEREIETDLAHVSWAPRVNISARTGRHMEKLVPALEVALESWDTRIATGKFNAFLAELTSAHPHPVRGGKQPRILFGTQASSRPPTFVLFTTGYLDPQYRRYIQRRLREIYGFEGSPIIVNMRVREKRKR is encoded by the coding sequence ATGGCTGATCACGACGACGACTTCCCCGAGCTCGACAGCGGGCTCCACGAGCGCCTGTCGAGCATCGACGAGGACCTGGCCGCGCAGCGCGCGCAGACGCTCCGCGCCGGGCTCGAGGACTACGAGCTCGAGGACGAGGACCTGGAGGTCCTCGAGACCGCCACGGACGACCCCGACCAGGTCACGTACCTGCCGGCGCTGCCCGTGCTCGCGGTCGTCGGCCGCCCCAACGTGGGCAAGTCGGCCCTCATCAACCGGATCCTCGGCCGCCGCGAGGCCGTCGTCGAGGACACCCCCGGCGTCACGCGCGACCGCGTCTCCTACAAGGCCGAGCACGCGGGCCGCTGGTTCACGCTCGTCGACACCGGCGGCTGGGAGCCCGACGCGAAGGGCATCAACGCGTCCGTGGCCATGCAGGCCGAGATCGCGATGGACCTCGCCGACGCCGTGCTCTTCGTCGTCGACGCGAACGTGGGCGCCACGAGCACCGACGAGCACGTCGTCCGCCTCCTCCGCAAGACCAACAAGCCCGTGCTCCTCGCGGCCAACAAGGTCGACGACGTGCGCCAGGAGCCGAACGCCGCCGTGCTGTGGTCGCTCGGCCTCGGCGAGCCGCACCCCGTCTCGGCGCTGCACGGCCGCGGCGTCGCGGACCTCCTCGACCTCGTGCTGAAGACCCTGCCGCTCGTCTCCAAGGTCGCCAAGGAGGAGGTGGGCGGACCCCGTCGCGTCGCCATCCTCGGCCGCCCGAACGTCGGCAAGTCGAGCCTGCTCAACAAGGCCGCGGGCGAGGAGCGCGTGGTCGTCAACGAGCTCGCCGGCACGACGCGCGATCCCGTCGACGAGCAGGTCGAGATCGCCGGCAAGGTGTGGCGCTTCGTCGACACCGCCGGCATCCGCCGCCGCATGCACCTCGCCCAGGGCGCCGACTTCTACGCGTCGCTCCGCACGAGCGCCGCGCTGGAGAAGGCGGAGGTCGCGGTCGTCATGATCGACGTCTCCGAGGTCATCAGCGAGCAGGACATCCGCATCATCGAGCTGGTGCTCGAGTCGGGCCGCGCGCTCGTGCTGGCCTTCAACAAGTGGGACCTCCTCGACGACGAGCGGCGCCGCTACCTGGAGCGCGAGATCGAGACCGACCTCGCGCACGTGTCGTGGGCGCCGCGCGTCAACATCTCGGCGCGCACCGGCCGCCACATGGAGAAGCTCGTCCCGGCTCTCGAGGTCGCGCTGGAGTCGTGGGACACCCGCATCGCGACGGGCAAGTTCAACGCGTTCCTCGCGGAGCTCACCTCGGCGCACCCGCACCCCGTGCGCGGCGGAAAGCAGCCGCGCATCCTGTTCGGCACGCAGGCCTCGAGCCGCCCGCCGACATTCGTGCTCTTCACGACCGGGTACCTCGACCCGCAGTACCGCCGCTACATCCAGCGTCGCCTGCGCGAGATCTACGGCTTCGAGGGCAGCCCGATCATCGTCAACATGCGCGTGCGGGAGAAGCGGAAGCGCTAG
- a CDS encoding prephenate dehydrogenase, producing the protein MSEAAGAVQATDTRVQGTVRIVGTGLLGTSIGLGLSARGVDVVLADASPTTLRLAADMGAGRIADASSAPDRPSLVVVCVPPDVTARVVAAELAAHPDALVTDVASVKAAPLADLAAMGADLSRYLGSHPLAGRERGGPVSATGDLFLGRPWVIAGHGGITYAAGAPVEQLILDLGGVPIEMTAEEHDASVALVSHVPQVVASLLASRLADGSATALGLSGQGLRDTTRIASSDAALWVQILGANASRIVPILRAMRADLDDVIGALDDVDAQGARLRVAERIHAGNAGVARIPGKHGQDRRFAALTVMIDDRPGQLAALIADVGAADVSIEDLRLEHSQGAQVGLVEIAVLPEARDRLVARLEERNWRIAG; encoded by the coding sequence GTGAGCGAGGCCGCGGGCGCCGTCCAGGCGACCGACACGCGCGTGCAGGGGACCGTCCGGATCGTCGGCACGGGGCTCCTCGGCACGAGCATCGGCCTCGGGCTCTCCGCCCGCGGCGTCGACGTGGTGCTCGCGGACGCGTCGCCGACCACGTTGCGGCTCGCGGCGGACATGGGCGCCGGGCGGATCGCGGACGCGTCGTCCGCGCCCGACCGGCCGTCGCTGGTGGTCGTGTGCGTGCCGCCGGACGTGACCGCGCGCGTGGTCGCGGCCGAGCTGGCCGCGCATCCGGACGCCCTCGTCACCGACGTCGCGAGCGTGAAGGCCGCGCCGCTCGCGGATCTCGCCGCGATGGGCGCCGACCTCTCCCGCTACCTCGGCTCGCACCCGCTCGCCGGGCGCGAGCGCGGCGGCCCCGTCTCCGCGACGGGCGACCTCTTCCTCGGCCGGCCCTGGGTCATCGCGGGCCACGGCGGCATCACGTACGCGGCGGGCGCGCCCGTCGAGCAGCTGATCCTCGACCTCGGCGGCGTGCCGATCGAGATGACCGCGGAGGAGCACGACGCCTCGGTGGCGCTCGTCTCGCACGTGCCGCAGGTGGTCGCGAGCCTGCTGGCGTCGCGGCTCGCCGACGGATCCGCGACCGCGCTCGGCCTCTCCGGCCAGGGGCTCCGCGACACCACGCGCATCGCGTCGAGCGACGCGGCGCTGTGGGTGCAGATCCTCGGCGCCAACGCCTCCCGCATCGTGCCGATCCTGCGCGCCATGCGCGCCGACCTCGACGACGTCATCGGCGCGCTCGACGACGTCGACGCGCAGGGTGCCCGGCTGCGGGTGGCCGAGCGGATCCACGCGGGGAACGCGGGCGTCGCCCGCATCCCCGGCAAGCACGGGCAGGACCGGCGCTTCGCCGCCCTCACCGTGATGATCGACGACCGGCCCGGCCAGCTCGCCGCGCTGATCGCGGACGTCGGCGCCGCCGACGTCAGCATCGAGGACCTGCGCCTCGAGCACTCCCAGGGCGCGCAGGTCGGTCTCGTCGAGATCGCCGTGCTGCCCGAGGCCCGTGACCGCCTGGTCGCGCGGCTCGAAGAACGGAACTGGAGGATCGCCGGATGA